A section of the Planctomycetaceae bacterium genome encodes:
- a CDS encoding beta-ketoacyl-[acyl-carrier-protein] synthase family protein, giving the protein MNDKTKNRVVITGMGIVCPLGHSVAEMWDGILNVRSGMDKTTIFDASTYPTKFCAEVKNYDFTKYTKHPELHSKGNRHSKFALGAVNEACKQAKIDIETDSPTDGIDRRRMGIYLGAGEGPVDTDIFFNSIVQGWNESTNTMDWSKWHEYSAGKMQPSFELEQEPNMPAAHISIYTGARGPVRSCLTACAASTQATGEAFRILQSGYADIMIAGGAHSMIHPLGIMGFNRLTALSTRNDSPTTASRPFTESRDGFVIGEGAAIVILETLESAKKRGVEILAEVIGYGSSSDAFRVTDMHEDARGAVGAIESALKDANLTNKDIDYVSTHGTSTSENDSIETRALKTVFKEEAKNTPVSSIKSMMGHLIGAAGAAELISCVLAMRDGVLPPTTNYNDPDPELDLDYVPNKPRKAEINIAMKESFGFGGQNNVVIIRRYEN; this is encoded by the coding sequence ATGAATGATAAAACAAAAAATCGTGTTGTGATAACTGGAATGGGAATCGTATGTCCGCTGGGGCACAGTGTCGCCGAGATGTGGGACGGGATTCTGAACGTTCGCAGCGGAATGGATAAGACTACCATCTTCGACGCATCGACATATCCGACAAAATTCTGCGCGGAAGTAAAAAATTACGACTTCACAAAATACACCAAACATCCCGAACTGCACAGCAAAGGCAACCGCCACAGCAAATTCGCACTCGGTGCAGTAAACGAAGCGTGTAAGCAGGCGAAAATCGATATCGAAACAGACAGCCCGACTGACGGCATTGACCGCAGGAGAATGGGCATTTATCTGGGCGCAGGAGAAGGGCCGGTTGATACAGATATATTCTTCAATTCCATCGTACAGGGCTGGAACGAATCGACCAACACGATGGATTGGAGCAAATGGCACGAATATTCTGCCGGCAAAATGCAGCCAAGTTTTGAACTTGAACAGGAACCGAATATGCCGGCGGCGCACATTTCAATTTATACCGGCGCACGCGGACCGGTCAGAAGCTGCCTGACGGCTTGTGCGGCAAGCACGCAGGCTACCGGCGAAGCGTTCAGAATTTTGCAATCAGGTTACGCTGATATAATGATTGCCGGCGGCGCTCATTCCATGATTCATCCGTTGGGGATTATGGGATTCAACAGACTGACCGCCCTTTCGACAAGAAATGACAGCCCGACAACCGCATCCCGGCCATTCACTGAAAGCAGAGACGGATTTGTAATCGGCGAAGGCGCTGCGATTGTTATTCTCGAAACGCTCGAATCCGCAAAAAAACGCGGAGTTGAAATTCTGGCCGAAGTCATCGGCTACGGCAGCAGCAGCGATGCTTTCCGTGTTACAGATATGCACGAAGATGCTCGTGGAGCAGTCGGGGCAATTGAATCGGCACTAAAAGACGCCAATCTGACGAATAAAGACATCGATTATGTAAGCACGCACGGGACAAGCACATCGGAAAATGATTCCATTGAAACGCGGGCATTGAAAACGGTCTTTAAGGAAGAGGCGAAAAACACGCCTGTCAGCAGTATCAAGAGTATGATGGGGCATTTAATCGGCGCGGCCGGTGCGGCGGAACTGATTAGCTGTGTTTTGGCTATGCGGGACGGTGTTTTGCCGCCGACGACTAACTATAACGACCCTGACCCGGAACTCGACCTCGATTATGTGCCGAATAAGCCGAGGAAAGCCGAAATAAATATCGCAATGAAAGAATCTTTTGGCTTTGGCGGCCAGAATAATGTTGTTATAATAAGACGGTACGAAAATTAA
- the serS gene encoding serine--tRNA ligase — protein sequence MIDIKLIRENPEPFKTACKAKNFYVDIDRLLQLDGDIRKAKTRLQEISTDKNTLGKSIPKLAGDEKQNLLNKLAEYKNEEASLNDQIKKFQPEYDELMLQVPQPADDDVPFGKDDTENVEIAKWGEIRQFDFEPKDHIQLGMALDIIDVERAVRIAGTRNYFLKGAGAMLHWAILRFCVDYMVSKGYTPFSVPMLMKNEAMAGTGYYPGSEEQTYRLERDELNLAGTAEVPLTAYHMGELLPQEKLPQKFVGLSTCYRREAGAAGKDTYGLYRIHQFDKVEQVVICTNDPAESAKYHEEIRTNSEGVMQAMGIPYRVVKVCTGDLGRGQAKKYDIEAWMPSRKGYGETHSASKFFDFQARRLNLRYKDNQTKKNMFCHTLNNTVIASPRVLIPVLELNQNADGSITVPACLRPYMGGMERITK from the coding sequence ATGATTGACATTAAACTAATCCGTGAAAATCCAGAGCCGTTTAAAACAGCCTGCAAAGCAAAAAATTTCTACGTCGATATCGACAGACTCCTTCAACTTGACGGCGATATCCGCAAAGCAAAGACACGCCTTCAGGAAATATCAACTGACAAAAATACGCTCGGCAAATCTATTCCAAAACTTGCCGGCGATGAAAAACAAAATCTGCTGAACAAACTCGCAGAATATAAAAACGAAGAAGCATCTCTTAACGACCAGATAAAGAAATTTCAACCGGAGTATGACGAATTGATGCTTCAGGTTCCACAGCCTGCTGATGACGATGTACCGTTTGGCAAAGATGACACAGAGAATGTCGAAATCGCAAAATGGGGCGAGATTCGTCAATTTGATTTCGAGCCGAAAGACCATATCCAGCTGGGCATGGCGTTGGATATTATAGACGTTGAAAGAGCCGTGCGTATTGCCGGCACAAGAAATTATTTCCTCAAAGGCGCAGGCGCAATGCTGCATTGGGCAATCCTCCGTTTCTGCGTCGATTATATGGTCAGCAAAGGTTACACTCCTTTTTCGGTGCCGATGCTGATGAAAAATGAAGCGATGGCAGGAACTGGTTATTATCCCGGCTCTGAAGAGCAGACATACCGTCTGGAACGCGATGAATTAAATCTTGCCGGTACTGCTGAAGTTCCGTTGACGGCTTATCACATGGGAGAGCTTCTGCCGCAGGAAAAACTGCCGCAAAAATTCGTCGGCTTGAGTACCTGCTACCGCAGAGAAGCCGGCGCAGCGGGCAAAGATACCTACGGCTTGTACAGAATCCACCAGTTCGATAAAGTCGAGCAGGTTGTGATTTGCACAAACGACCCTGCCGAAAGCGCGAAATATCACGAGGAAATCAGGACGAACTCCGAAGGCGTTATGCAGGCGATGGGAATTCCTTACCGCGTTGTAAAAGTCTGCACAGGCGACTTGGGCAGAGGTCAGGCAAAGAAATACGATATCGAAGCGTGGATGCCGTCGAGAAAAGGCTATGGCGAGACGCACAGCGCAAGCAAATTTTTCGATTTTCAGGCAAGAAGACTTAATCTGCGTTACAAAGACAACCAAACGAAGAAAAATATGTTCTGCCATACGCTGAACAATACAGTTATCGCGTCGCCGAGAGTTTTGATTCCTGTTCTTGAACTCAATCAGAACGCCGACGGCTCAATTACGGTACCTGCTTGTTTACGGCCGTATATGGGTGGAATGGAACGCATTACAAAGTAA
- a CDS encoding DNA internalization-related competence protein ComEC/Rec2 codes for MDEIQQKIDDFKKSLESPSPLKETFLYCPAVLPVVGLLCGLAVQFYFNMPSFIYFAVLVIAIILYLGRHTGLPLRNNPYLILICVFLCFCCLGAIRLTKFNMLAKNDIRNVIKEPTFAHLKGQIISKPVIVENNDWHFAKFYPSLTYTTFLADVTDIKTETGWAKVTGKIKFYTNEPTNRLNIGDKFQTFCRFEEFSPPDNPGQFNVQNYMMRNGIFLCASVKSVNSIAVYEKQNIKSGLGIKSKLNSLASAWLNDNPEDQRANLVEALVLGSRTKIDRKLYGDFINTGLVHLVCISGLNVGIFAAVAGWISKRAGLLHKGRAIACIVSITVFLLVVPAQSPILRAGIMFIIFYLARLINRNSFSINNLAISALVLLLIRPMDFLTPSFQLSFMAVLGILLFYEPIDNFFKPVRISPWLKWLLSLLSVGFAAWIAVAPIIAFHYYQLQLFAPIWTVPASIPTTFMIVLGTFKIIITPLLPSVGIIIGYVLNFSAAVLSYLVTVFAKVPFSNITIGGISISFIFAFYALLFLWKFLPHKKFIYPSAMIILVTAAVIFVNHLKKQNQLQIAVLSVGHGQCCILTPSDSSSIIIDAGSITKANLGEKIINPYLNYSAISKIDSVFISHDDIDHFNGLPEISGKRPFANVYTTNQLISSTSNTAIELQHIYNLMPTPEKIQYGNFAITRLWPKDIDTDLSDNESSLVLLAEYHGRKILFCSDITADVQNQIMTSYPQLDIDVLITPHHGSARTTDNNFISFFKPEYLITSSGDTDFGRTSAAIRDFKNSFYTFADGSVFVKIDSKGTIKLSSLKKPE; via the coding sequence ATGGATGAGATTCAACAGAAAATTGACGATTTCAAAAAGTCTCTTGAATCGCCGTCGCCATTAAAAGAAACATTCCTTTACTGCCCTGCCGTTTTACCAGTTGTTGGTTTACTGTGCGGACTGGCTGTACAATTCTATTTTAATATGCCGTCTTTTATATATTTCGCAGTTTTAGTTATTGCAATAATTCTATATCTTGGCAGACACACAGGTCTGCCCCTACGTAACAATCCATATCTGATTCTTATTTGCGTTTTTTTGTGTTTCTGCTGCCTTGGCGCAATCAGATTGACAAAATTTAATATGCTGGCAAAAAATGACATACGCAATGTTATAAAAGAACCGACATTCGCACACCTCAAAGGCCAAATCATCTCAAAACCTGTAATTGTGGAAAATAACGACTGGCACTTCGCGAAATTTTATCCGTCACTGACATACACAACCTTTCTTGCAGATGTTACAGATATAAAAACCGAAACCGGCTGGGCAAAAGTAACCGGCAAGATTAAATTTTATACCAACGAACCAACGAACCGATTAAATATCGGTGATAAATTCCAGACGTTTTGCAGATTCGAGGAATTTTCCCCGCCTGACAATCCGGGACAATTCAATGTGCAAAATTATATGATGCGAAATGGCATTTTCCTCTGCGCATCGGTAAAATCAGTCAATTCTATTGCGGTATATGAAAAACAAAACATAAAATCCGGCCTTGGTATAAAATCAAAACTTAATTCGCTTGCGTCCGCATGGCTCAACGACAACCCCGAAGACCAACGGGCGAATCTGGTCGAAGCACTTGTGCTCGGAAGCAGAACGAAAATAGACAGAAAATTATACGGCGATTTTATAAACACAGGCCTTGTTCATCTGGTGTGCATTTCAGGTCTTAATGTCGGCATCTTCGCAGCAGTCGCGGGGTGGATTTCCAAAAGAGCCGGCCTGCTGCACAAAGGCAGAGCTATCGCGTGCATTGTCTCGATAACAGTTTTTCTTCTCGTCGTGCCGGCACAGTCGCCGATTCTGCGAGCTGGGATTATGTTCATAATTTTTTATCTTGCCAGACTGATTAACCGCAATTCGTTTTCCATTAATAATCTGGCGATTTCCGCATTGGTACTTTTGCTTATCAGACCGATGGATTTCTTAACGCCGAGCTTTCAATTATCCTTTATGGCAGTATTGGGAATACTGCTTTTTTATGAGCCAATTGATAATTTCTTCAAACCTGTGCGAATTTCCCCCTGGCTCAAATGGTTGCTTAGTCTGCTTTCGGTGGGTTTTGCGGCGTGGATTGCCGTTGCGCCGATTATCGCGTTTCACTATTATCAGCTTCAGCTATTCGCTCCCATCTGGACGGTGCCTGCTTCAATCCCGACAACTTTTATGATTGTGCTTGGAACATTTAAAATCATCATCACTCCCCTGCTGCCGAGTGTCGGGATTATTATTGGATACGTTCTGAATTTTTCCGCGGCGGTGCTTTCATATCTTGTTACGGTTTTTGCCAAAGTGCCTTTTTCAAATATCACCATCGGCGGCATTTCGATTAGTTTTATTTTCGCTTTTTACGCACTTCTTTTTTTATGGAAATTCTTGCCGCATAAAAAATTTATTTATCCTTCAGCTATGATAATTTTGGTAACGGCGGCGGTTATTTTTGTTAATCATTTAAAAAAACAAAATCAATTGCAGATAGCCGTTTTATCTGTCGGCCACGGCCAATGCTGCATACTCACTCCGTCGGACAGCAGCAGTATTATTATCGACGCAGGGTCGATAACGAAAGCCAATCTCGGTGAAAAAATTATAAATCCATATTTAAATTATTCGGCAATCAGCAAAATTGATTCGGTATTCATCAGCCACGATGACATTGACCATTTCAACGGCCTGCCCGAAATATCCGGCAAACGCCCTTTTGCCAATGTTTATACAACAAATCAATTAATCAGCAGCACTTCAAATACGGCGATTGAGTTACAACACATTTACAATCTCATGCCCACTCCGGAGAAAATTCAGTATGGCAATTTTGCAATCACACGATTGTGGCCGAAGGATATTGATACGGATTTATCTGACAATGAATCGTCTCTTGTTCTTTTGGCTGAATATCACGGCAGAAAGATCCTGTTTTGCTCGGACATTACAGCAGATGTGCAAAATCAGATTATGACATCATATCCGCAGCTTGATATCGATGTATTAATCACTCCCCACCATGGCTCGGCAAGAACTACGGACAATAATTTTATCAGCTTTTTCAAACCTGAATATTTGATTACAAGTTCCGGAGATACCGATTTTGGCAGGACAAGCGCAGCAATACGAGATTTTAAAAACAGTTTCTATACGTTTGCGGATGGGTCTGTTTTTGTTAAGATTGATTCTAAAGGAACAATCAAACTTAGTTCTCTGAAAAAACCAGAATAG